The Pseudomonas protegens genome contains the following window.
GTGCCGGTGGACAGGGTCAGCAGCGGGATATCGCCGACCTCGGCGGCCACCGCCTTGTGGGTGCCGTCGCCCCCGAGCACGGCGATCAGCGACACCTCGCGCTCGGCCATCCAGCGCGCCGCCTGGCGGGTGTCCTCGACGCTCTGGCGCAGGGTCAGGTCGAGAAATTCCAGCACCGGCCAGTGCTGCTCCCGAGCCTGGCGGCTACGGCCGTTCTTCTGCACCGCGGCGGCGATGCCGGTCATGTCGGTGGGCATCAGCACCTGGGTGATGCCGGTGGCGCCGAAGGCCGCCAGCAGACGCTGGATCACCGAGACCTTGTCGGTGCTGGAGAACAGCCCGGCGTTGGCGGTGAGGCGGCGCACATCACGGCCCGAGGCCGGGTTGGCGATGATGCCGACGGTCAGGGGGCGGCGGCTCATGGGCTCACCGCGGGCGGAGCACAGGCAGGAGAAAACATCGGGCACCTCGTTCTTATTCTTCGATGGGCCAGTCGACGCTGGTTGAACAGAGCCAGAGCAAGGCCGGTGCCAGTTGTCGGAAAACCTCCGCAGAAGGCTGTCCCAGAGCGGCTGACAGGTTTTCCGCGGCGCCTTGAAGCCAGCCTTCCGTGAGACGTCGCATGTCAGCCTGCACGGGGCTTTGGCGAGATCCTGAGACGTTGCGTCTCAGCGCCCCCACGGCGCCGCCCGGTGCTTGTCGAGGGCCGCGGATCGGCGCTTAATGCGCCGACAACGATAAGAAGCTGCAACCGGAGGCCTCCATGCTTTCCGCACATTCCAAAGCCCATGTGGACTGCGTCAGCCGGGTCCTGAAAAACGCCGCGCACCTGCCCCAGGCGCCGGTGCCGAGCCTGATCCTCGATTCCTGGCGGCGCTCCATGGAGCAGCACCAGCTGGACCCCGGCTCGCTGCAAGGGCCGCGCATCCTGTCCGAAAACGTGCTCAAGGAATGCCGCGAGCGTTCCGAGCTGTTCCTGCGCATCGCCAGCGAAGAAGTGGCGCGCCTGCATGGCCGGGTGCGCGACGCCGACTACTGCGTGCTGCTCACCGACGCCCAGGGCCAGACCATCGATTACCGGGTGGAATCCACCCTGCGCAACGACTGCCGCAAGGCCGGGCTGTACCTGGGCACCTGCTGGTCGGAGGGTGAAGAAGGCACCTGCGGCGTGGCCGCGGTGCTCACCGCGCGCACCCCGATCACCGTGCACAAGCGCGACCACTTTCGTGCCGCCTTCATCGGCCTGACCTGCTCCGCCGCCCCGGTGTTCGATCCCCAGGGCGAGCTGCTGGGGGTACTGGACGTGTCGGCGGTGCGCTCCCCGGATGACCGCCGTTCCCAGCACCTGATCCGGCAGATGGTGGTGCAGAGCGCGCGAGAGATCGAACAGGCATTCTTCATGAACAGCGCCCAGGGCTACTGGGTGCTGCGGGCCCATGCCAGCCCGGGTTATGTCGACAGCCAGCCGGATTACCTGCTGGCCTGGGACGACGACGGCTGCCTGCGCGCGCTCAACCCGGCGGCGCGCCATTACCTGCTGCGCCGCTATGGCCGCTTGCCGCAGCACATCACCCAGGTGTTCGACCCGCAGCTGTTGCAGCGCGCCCGCGACGAAGCCCTGTGCCCCCTTTCCGACAACCTCCACGGCCGCCTGCAAGCGCCAAAGCGCCCGGCACAGCGCCCGCGCCTGAGCCTGGCCGGCGAACCGCTGGACCCGCGAGTGGAACAGAGCCTGCGCCTGGCGGTGCGGGTCAAGGACCGCCACCTGCCGGTGCTGATCCAGGGCGAAACCGGTTCCGGCAAGGAAGTCTTCGCCCGCCAGCTGCACCAGGCCAGCCAGCGCCGGGACCGGCCCTTTGTCGCGGTGAACTGCGCGGCGATTCCCGAGAACCTGATCGAGAGCGAGCTGTTCGGCTACGTCGCCGGGGCCTTTACCGGAGCGTCGAGCAAGGGCATGCAGGGCCTGCTGCAACAGGCCGATGGCGGCACCCTGTTCCTCGATGAAATCGGCGACATGCCCCTGGCCTTGCAGACCCGCCTGCTGCGGGTGCTGGCCGAGGGTGAAGTGGCGCCGCTGGGGGCCGCGCAGCGCAAGGCGGTGGATATCCAGGTGATCTGCGCCACCCACCGCGACCTGGAAGCGCTGGTGGCCGAAGGCAGCTTTCGCGAAGACCTGTATTTCCGCCTCGGCGGCGCGCGTTTTCAGCTGCCGCCGCTGCGCGAACGCAGCGACCGGCTGGCACTGATCACCCGGATTGTCGAAGAAGAATCCAAGCGCTGCGGCGCGCCGGTGCAACTGGGCAATGCGGCATTGGAATGCCTGCTGGGCTACCGCTGGCCGGGCAATGTGCGGCAATTGCGCCATGTGCTGCGCTACGCCTGCGCGGTGTGCGAAGGGCCGCTGATCCAACTGCATGACTTGCCCGAACAACTGCGCGGCGCCGAGGCCGAAGGCGCCCTGCCCGCCCTGGAAACCGCCACCAGCCCCGAGCGCCAGGCCCTGCTGGACGCCCTGGTGCGCCACCGCTGGAAACCCGTGGCGGCGGCCAAGGCCCTGGGCATCTCCCGCGCCACCCTCTACCGCCGCGTGCAGCAGCACGGCATCCAGATGCCCGGCCGCAGCCTCCAACCCTAAATGGATAACCCCTGTAGCCGCTGCTGAGCCCGCGAAGCTGCGCAAAGGCCCGCAGGGCCTTGCCTGGCGATCTCCCGCCGAATCTTCAGCGCCTTCAAAATCCCCGCGTCTCCTTCGGAGCCGTTCGCAGCCTGCGGCAGCGGCTACAGGAAGCGGCCCTGCGATCCCTGCGCTCTGTGTAGCCGCTGCTGAGCCCGCGAAGCTGCGCAAAGGCCCGCAGGGCCTTGCTTGGCGGTCTCCCGCCGAATCTTCAGCGCCTTAGCAGGCCTCGCGTCTCCTGCGCAGCCTGCGGCAGCGGCTACAGGGGTAGGTTGAGGCGGGCGCGGTAGCGACCGGGGCTTTCGCCGGTCCATTTCTTGAAGGCGCGGTGGAAGGCGCTGGGCTCCTGGAAGCCGGTGAGTTCGGCAATCTCGCTGATGCTGACGCTGGTGCGGCGCAACAGCTCGACGGCGACGCCGCGGCGGACTTCGTCCTTGATCTCCTGGTACGAGCCGCCTTCGCGCTCCAGGCGCCGGCGCAGGGTGCTGGCGCTCATCTGCACTTCGCGGGCGAAGGCTTCCAGGGTCGGCCATTGGCTGTAGTGGCTGCCCCGCAGGCGTTGGTGCACCTGGGTGGTCAGGCCGTGTTGGTTGCGAAAACGGATCACCAGCCATTGCGGCGCGCTGCGCAGGAACACCTTGAGCGAGGCCAGGTCCTGGACCACCGGCAGGCGCAAGAAACGGCTGGCGAATTCGATCTCGGTGCGCCCGGCGTTCCAGCTAAGGTTGCTGCCCCACAGCAGCGGATCATCGCTGAGGCTCAGGCGTGAATGACGAAAATCGGCGCGGTCGATGGGGATTCGCCGCCCGCCGAGCCAGCACAACAGGCTGATGATCAGCACCAGCAGGGTTTCTTCGGCGTAGTGGCAGCGCAGCGGGTCGGCGCAGTGGCTTTCAAGGCTGATCACCGCGCGCTTGCCGCGCACGCTGAGGTGGGCGCCGACGTCCCGTAAAAACAGGCCAAAGTTGTTCAGGCACTGGCGCAGGGCCTTTTCCAGGTTGGGCTCCTGGATCAGTCCGCGGCAGATCAGGGCGAAAGCCCCCGGCGGCATGCCGCGGGAGTCGAGCTGGAAGAATTCGTCCTGCAACTCGCGGATCTGGATCAGCCACAGGGCGGCAAAGGCGCTGCCGGGCACCCGCGCCCGGGGCTGGTCGAGCAACGCCGGGTCGATGCCGGCCTCGCTCAGTACCGCCGCCAGCCGCGCCGGCTGCTGGCGCAGGGCGTGGGTCATCACCCGGACAAAGTAGACCGCGACCGAATCCGTTTCACGCATGTAGAGGCTGTGCTCCCGTAGCTGGACCTATGGCAAAAAACGCCAGCACCCTTGACCGCTTTCGGCATAGGCCGGGCACCGTGTGCGGCTCTAGACTCGCGCTGGATAACCCGCAGGGCAAGGCAACCGCGCCATGCTCCGCGAAGGCCATGAACAAAGGAAGAGCTGAAGATGAATCTTGCGAATATCGGGGTGATCGGCGCCGGCACCATGGGCAACGGCATCGCCCAGGTCTGCGCCCAGGCGGGCTTTGACGTGACCCTGCTGGACATCGCCCAGGGCGCCCTGGACAAGGCCCTGGCCACCATCGGCAAGAACCTCGACCGCCAGGTGAGCAAGGGCACCTTGAGTGAAGACGACAAGCGCGCCGCTCTGGACAAGATCCGCATCAGTACCGATTACAGCGTGCTCAAGGACGCGCAACTGGTGATCGAAGCCGCCACCGAGAACCTCGACCTCAAGCTCAAGGTGCTGCAGCAGATCGCCGCCCAGGTCAGCGCCGAGTGCGTGATTGCCTCCAACACCTCGTCGCTGTCGATCACCCAATTGGCCGCCAGCGTCAGCGCGCCGGAGCGCTTTATCGGCCTGCATTTTTTCAACCCGGTGCCGGTGATGGGCCTGATCGAGGTGATCCGCGGCCTGCAGACCAGCGACGCGACCCACGCCCTGGCCATGCACATGGCCGAGCGCCTGGGCAAGACCGCGATCACCGCCGGCAACCGCCCGGGTTTTGTGGTCAACCGCATCCTGGTGCCGATGATCAACGAGGCGATCCTGGTGTTCCAGGAAGGCCTGGCCAGCGCCGAGGACATCGACGCCGGCATGCGCCTGGGCTGCAACCAGCCCATCGGCCCGCTGGCCCTGGCCGACCTGATCGGCCTGGACACCCTGCTGGCGATCCTTGAAGCCTTCTACGACGGCTTCAACGACAGCAAGTACCGCCCCGCGCCGCTGCTCAAGGAAATGGTTGCCGCCGGCTACCTGGGGCGCAAGACCGGTCGGGGTTTCCATACCTATGGCTGAGCGCTGCTCACGTTTTGCCGAAAGCCGCGACAAGGCCCTGGAGCTGTTCGCCAGCAAGGGCTTCGGCCAGGTCGGCATGCGTGAGCTGGCGAGCCATCTGGGGCTGACCCCGGGCTCGCTGTACCACCATTACCCGAGCAAGCAGCACCTGCTGCTGGACCTGATCGAAGAGTTCTTCGATGAGCTGCACAGCACCCTCAAGCGCCTGCAGCGACGCAAGCTACAGGGCGACTGCCTGCCGGCGCTGATCCGCGCCCACTTGAAGCTGCACCGGGAATTGCCGCGGCATTTTCGTCTGGTGGAGCGCGACAGCGGCTGCCTCAATCCCGACCAGCAGTTGCGGGTCGGGCAATTGCGCGAGCGTTACGAGCAACAGTTGCTGCAACTGCTGGGCACCCCGCCCGGCCTTGGCCCAGAGGCCCAGCGCGCCGCCGCCCATGCCCTGGCCAACCTGCTGAACAGCGCCCCCAGCTGGTTCAGCGAGCAAGCGCTGGCCGAGCGTGAACGCGAAGCCCTGCTGGAAAACCTGCTCAGCGGCGCCATCGAGCGCCTGCTGGGAGGCACGCCGCTGCACAGCGCGGTGGCCTGAGCCTCAGCGCAGGTGCAGCGGGTCCACCAGCCCGGCGGCAATCGCCATGCCCACCAGCTGCGGCAGGTGCTCGGCCTGCATGCGCTTCATCACCCGTGAGCGGTACAGGTCGATGGTCTTGATGCTGACCCCCAACTGCTCGGCAATCTCGCGGTTGGTGTAGCCCTGCACCAGCGGCAGCAGCACGTCCTTCTCCCGTGGCGTCAGGCTCTCCAGCAAACCTTGCACCCGGGCCTGCCCGGCGCTCTGGGTCTGATGGCTATCGGCGCGGCTCAGGGCCTGCTGCACGCTGTCCAGCAGCAGCTGTTCGTTGTAGGGCTTTTCGATGAAGTCCACCGCACCGGCCTTGAACGCGCGGACCACAATCGGCACGTCGGCGTGGCCGCTGACAAAGATCAGCGGCAGGTGGATATCGCGCAGGCGCAGCTCCTCCTGGACATTCAGGCCGCCCATGCCGGGCATGCGCACATCCAGCAGTACGCAGGCATTGAGGCTCGGGTCACAGTGTTCGAGAAACTCGCGACCGCTGGTGAAGGGCACGGCCTTGAGCCCCACCGATTCCAGAAGCCAGACGGTGGAGTCGAGCATGCCCGGGTCGTCGTCGACCACATACACCAACTGCTGCGCCTCGCTTGTCATTGCCTTGCTCCTGTTGTCGGGTGGGAAGCTGAATCGGGATCGGCCGGGGCCGTGGCCGGCAACCGGCAGCACATCGTCAAGCCACGCTCCTGAAGCTGAGCCTGCAAGTCGCCACCAAAGCCTTCGACGATGCTGCGGCTCATGGACAATCCAAGCCCCAGGCCGTTGGCCTTGCTGGTGTAGAACGGGGTGAACAGCTGGGGCAACTGTTCGGCGGACACGCCGGGGCCCTGGTCGCTGACGCTGATCCGCACCCCGCCTTCGGCCGCCGCTTCGGCGCCCAGCACAATGTGCGAGCCTTGCTGTGGATGCACTTCGCGATTGGCTTCGATGGCGTTGCGCAGCAGGTTCAGCAGCACCTGCTCCAGCAGCACCCGGTCGGCGTACACCGGCGGCAGATTATCTGCCAGCTGCAAGTCGATCGTCACCTGGCTGGCCTGGGCTTCCCAGGCACACAGGCGCACGGTTTCCCGGGCCACTTCGGCGAGGTCCAGGGCCTGCACCCGGCGCCCGCCCTTGCGCAAGAAGGCCCGCAGGCGCTTGATCACTTCGGCGGCGTGGGTCGCCTGTTCGGCGATCCGCTCCAGGCCCTGAGCGACCTTGCGGGCGGCCTCGGGCTGAGTGTCCAGGGCCTGCAAGTAGCGCTGGCTGGCATTGGCGTAATTGACCACTGCGGCCAGCGGCTGGTTGATCTCGTGGGCGATGCCCGAGGCCAGTTCGCCCAGGGTCACCAGCCGCGCACTATGGGCCAGTTCGTCCTGGTGATGGCGCTGCTGGGCCTCGCGCAGTTCGCGCTCGCTCTGGTCGTGGGCCACCAGGGAGTAGAAGCGCTCGCCGCTCGCTGCGCGATGGGCCAGGAGCATCAGCGACACCGGCACCGAGGCGCCGCCGGCCGGGGGTTGCAGGCGCGTCTCGATGCTCCAGCGGCCGCTGCGCTCGGCACAGCTCCAGCCTTCCTGTTGCAGGCTCTGCAGCACTTCCTGGCTGAGGATCGCCGCCAGCGCCGGCATCGCCTGCCCGGCGGCAAGATCCAGGGTGCGCCGCGCCGCCGGGTTGAGGTAGGTCACCGCGCCGCCGGGCTGGATAAACAGCACCGGGTCGGGGTTGGCCTCCACCACTTCCGCCAGGCGCCGCTTGTTCTCTTCGGCCTGGACCCGGGCGGTGATGTCCCGGGACACCGCCACCACTTCCACCACGGTGCCGGTGTAGGTGTCACGGATGCCGCGGCAGGCGGTTTCGAACCACAGGTAATGACCGTCGCGATGGCGGATGCGGTAGGTCATGGTGTGGTAGCCGTCCTGCTCCAGGGCGTCCTGGGTGCGCTGCATCAGCCCGGCCAGGTCCTGGCTGTGGAACAGGCTGCGGGCCAGCAGGCCGCGCAGTTGTTCGGGCCAGTAGCCCAAAAGGGTCCAGGAAGCTGGCGAGGCGTCGAGGAAGGTGCCGTCCGGGGTGTGCCGGGAAATCAGGTCGGTGGTGTTTTCGGTGATCAGCCGGTACAGGCGCCGGGCCCGTGCCGACTCGCGCTCGGCCTGGACCCGGGCAGTGGCCTCCTGGCAGCGGGCCAGCACCCGCTGGCGATGCGGATCGGGGATAAAGCTCCAGAGCAGGATGCGTTCGCCCCACTGGGCCTCCACCTGTTCGATGGCGCGCTGCTGCTCCAGGCAGGCCCGTACCAGGGCCGGGTGGTTGACCGGCAGCAGCGCCGCGAGATCGTCAGTGGCCGCATCGTCCAGCCACTGGCGCAGCGCCGGGTTGAGGTCCAGTGGCTGCGCCTGGGCGTCCAGCAGCAGGCTCGGCTGCGGGTCGTGGCCCAGCCAGGGCGAGTCCGGCAACTGGCCTGCGCGCTGTAGCAGCAACCAGCGGCTCAGGTGGGTGGAGGTGGGCATGGTCGATCAACCTGTGGGTGGCAACAGCGGATATTTAATATAGTACAACTACTATACAACTCAGGTAGTACTTCCATATCAATCGACAAACAGTATATAAAAGACCCCGGATAAGTCACCGAGCGCCTGCAAAAAGCCTCGGCCAATAGAGCTAATAATCAGCCACCGGGTACCCGAACCATGTCCATCTACGAGCAAGGCCTCGCGCCGTCTGCCGTCAACCATATCGCCCTCTCCCCCTTGAGCTTCATCGAGCGCACCGCTGCGGTTTACCCCGAGTATCCGGCGGTGATCCACGGTTCGATCCGCCGCACCTGGGCCCAGACCTACAGCCGTTGCCGGCGCCTGGCTTCGGCCCTGGCCGGGCGCGGCATCGGCCAGAACGACACGGTGGCGGTGATGCTGCCGAACATCCCGGCGATGCTCGAAGCGCATTTTGGCGTGCCGATGATCGGCGCCGTGCTCAATGCCCTCAACGTGCGCCTGGACGCCGAGGCCATCGCCTTCATGCTGGCCCACGGCGAAGCCAAGGTGCTGATCGCCGACCGCGAGTTCCACGAGGTGATCCACGCCGCCGTGGCCATGCTCGACCACCCGCCGCTGGTGATCGATGTCGACGATCCGGAATACGGCGAAGGCCAGGCGGTCAGCGACCTGGACTACGAGGCGTTTCTCGCCGAGGGCGACCCGGAGTATCCCTGGCAGTGGCCAGAAGACGAATGGCAGGCCATCGCCCTGAACTACACCTCGGGCACCACCGGCAACCCCAAGGGCGTGGTCTATCACCACCGCGGCGCCTACCTCAATTCCCTGGGCAACCAGATGATCTGGGCCATGGGCAACCACCCGGTGTACCTCTGGACCCTGCCGATGTTCCATTGCAACGGCTGGTGCTACCCGTGGATCGTCACCGCCCTGGGCGGGGTGCATGTGTTCCTGCGCCGGGTCGACCCGCAGAAGATCCTCAACCTGATCCGCGAGCATCAGGTCACCCACCTGTGCGGCGCGCCCATCGTGCTCAATGCCCTGGTGAACATGCCGGAATCGGCCAAGGCGGCCATCGACCACCCGGTCAACGCCATGGTCGCCGGGGCCGCGCCACCGGCCAAGGTGATCGGCGCCGTGGAGCAGATGGGTATCAAGGTCACCCACGTCTACGGCCTGACCGAGGTCTACGGCCCGGTGACCCTGTGTGCCTGGCACGCGGCCTGGGACGAGCTGCCCCTGGAGCAGCGAGCGCAGATCAAGTCACGCCAGGGGGTGCGCTACCCGACCCTGGAAGGGCTGATGGTGGCCGACCCGAAAACCCTTGAACCGACGCCCCGGGACGGCCAGACCATCGGCGAGATCTTCATGCGCGGCAATACCGTGATGAAGGGCTACCTGAAGAACCCCAGCGCCACCGCCGAAGCCTTCGAGGGCGGCTGGTTCCATACCGGCGACCTGGGGGTGACCCACCCGGACGGCTATATCGAGATCCGCGACCGGCTCAAGGACATCATCATTTCCGGCGGCGAGAACATCTCCACCATCGAACTGGAAGGCGTGCTCTATCGCCACCCGGGGGTGCTGGAAGCGGCGGTGGTGGCCCGGCCCGACGAAAAATGGGGCGAGACACCCTGCGCCTTCATCACCCTCAAGGCCGATCACCAGGACGTGGGCGAAGCCGAGATCATCGCCTTCTGCCGCAAACACCTGGCGGGCTTCAAGGTGCCGCGCACCGTGGTCTTCAGCACGCTGCCCAAGACCTCCACCGGCAAGATCCAGAAGTTCGTCCTGCGCGACCTGGCGAAAAACCTCTAGCCTGAATACACCGACCCAGCCCTTGTAGGAGCTGGCCGGGCGGCGCTCCGCTTGCCAGCGAAGGCGTCGGCCAGGGCGATGCATGGCTCGCGGGCCTCTTCGCCGGCAAGCCGGCTCCTACAAGATGGTGGGATTTTCGTTAGTGATTCATGCGGCCATGGCCGCTCAACCTCCCCTTTTGCCCGAGGTTCCTGCAATGCCCGAATTCAACGCTCCGCTGCGCGATATGCGCTTTGTCCTGCATGAAGTGTTCAACGCACCCAAGCTCTGGGCCCGTCTGCCGGCCCTGGCCGATACCGTGGACGCCGACACCGCCGACGCCATTCTTGAAGAAGCGGCCAAGGTCACCGGCAACCTGATCGCCCCGCTCAACCGCAGCGGCGACGAGGAAGGCGCCAGCTGGCACGCCGGGCAGGTACGCACCCCGGCCGGTTTCAAGGAGGCCTACAGCACCTATATCCAGGGTGGCTGGGTCGGCCTGAGCGGCAACCCGGCCTACGGCGGCATGGGCATGCCGAAGATGCTCGCGGTGCAGTTCGAAGAGATGCTCTACGCCGCCAACTCCAGTTTCGCCCTGTATTCGGCCCTGAGTTCCGGGGCCTGCCTGGCCATCGACGCCCACGCCAGCGAAGCGCTGAAACAGCTGTACCTGCCGCCGATGTACGAAGGCCGCTGGGCCGGTTCCATGTGCCTGACCGAGGCCCACGCCGGCACCGACCTGGGGATCATCCGCACCCGCGCCGAACCCCAGGCCGACGGCAGCTACCGCATCAGTGGCAGCAAGATCTTCATCACCGGCGGCGAGCAGGACCTGACCGAGAACATCATCCACCTGGTGCTGGCCAAGCTGCCGGACGCCCCGGCCGGGCCCAAGGGCATCTCGCTGTTCCTGGTGCCGAAGATCCATGTCGACGCCAACGGCAACCTGGGCGCGGCCAACGCGGTGAGCTGTGGTTCCATCGAGCACAAGATGGGCATCAAGGCCTCGGCCACCTGCGTGCTGAACTTCGACGGCGCCAGCGGCTGGCTGATCGGCGAGGCCAACAAGGGCCTGGCGGCAATGTTCACCATGATGAACTACGAGCGCCTGTCGATCGGCATCCAGGGTATCGGCTGCGCCGAGAACTCCTACCAGAACGCCCGCACCTATGCCCGCGAACGGATCCAGAGCCGCTCCCCGGCCGGTCCGGTGGCCAAGGACAAGATCGCCGACCCGATCATTGTCCACCCCGATGTGCGGCGCATGCTGCTGAGCATGAAGGCCATGACCGAAGGCGGCCGGGCGTTTGCCAGCTACGTCGGCCAGCAGCTGGACCTGGCCAAGTTCGCCGACCAGCCCCATGAGCGGCACAACGCCGAAGCCCTGGTGGCGCTGCTGACCCCGGTGGCCAAGGCGTTCTTCACCGACACCGGGCTGGACAGCTGCGTGCTGGGCCAGCAGGTCTTCGGCGGCCACGGCTACATTCGCGAATGGGGCCAGGAGCAACTGGTGCGCGATGTGCGCATCGCGCAGATCTACGAAGGCACCAACGGCATCCAGGCCCTGGATCTGTTGGGGCGCAAGGTGGTGGGCAACGGCGGCGTGGCCCTGCGCCTGTTCACCGGCGAGATCCGCGACTACGCCTACCTGCCCGGCGCCGCCTACGCCGCCGAGCTGCTGGACGCGGTGCAGCGCCTGGAAGACCTCAGCGATTGGCTGCGCGAACAGGCGGCACAGAACCCCAACGCGGTGGGCAGCGCCTGCGTCGAATACCTGCAGCTGTTCGGCTACGTGGCCTACGCCTACCTGTGGGCGCGCATGGCCCAGGTGGCCGAGCACAAGCGTTCCGAAGACGACGGTTTCTACGGTGCCAAACTGGCCACCGCGCGCTTCTACTTCAGCCGCATGCTGCCGCGCATTCTCAGCCTGGAGCAGAGCATCCGCGCTGGCAGCTCCTCCTTGTTCGGCCTCGACGCCGAGCAGTTCTGAGTGCCCGGGCAGGGCGCCGGCCGCCCTGCCCCGACTCCAAGCTCCAAGCTCCAAGCTCCAAGCTCAGGCAACACCCCACGGATGCAAAACCCCAGGCGGCCCGGCATACTTCGCACCCGGACACCGCCCAAGGAAGAAACGTGTTGGCCCCCGCCCTGATCATCGCCAGCTCAGCCATCGTGCTGCTGCTCGGCACCCTGCACCTGACCTACACCTTCGCCAGCGACAAATTCCAGCCCCGTGACCCGGCCCTGGCCGAACGCATGCGCCAGGTGTCGCCGATGATCACCCGCCAGACCAGCCTGTGGCGCGCCTGGGTCGGCTTCAACGCCAGCCATAGCCTGGGGGCGATGCTGTTCGGCCTGGTCTATGGCTACCTGGCCTGGCTGCACCCGGCCCTGCTGCTGGAGGCCCCCGGCCTGCTGCTGATCGGCCTGGGGTTTCTCGCCAGCCTGTGGCTGCTGGCGATCCGTTACTGGTTTCGTATTCCCCTGGTGGGCATCAGCCTCGCCCTGGCGCTGTTCGCCGCAGGCACTACGCTGCTTTGCAGCTGACGGGTACCCGTTGCCCCAGCGCCCCAGCCCTGCCCGACCTGAATAAATTCCGGAGTTCACATGGAACGTCAAACCCCCAACGACGGTGCCGCCGCCCTGCGTCAACCCGGCAAACGCCCCTGGTACATCTATCTGATGGCGATCTGGGCCCTGATCGGCATCGGCGGCCCTCTGAGCCAGCTAACGCGAAGGGTGTTCGCCGATGAGCCGCTGCTGTTGCAAGTCAGTTCGATGCTGATCCTCGGCGGCGTACTGCTGCTGATCATCAACCTGATCAAGCTGAAACCGCAGTACATCGTGGCCTTTGGCGTGCTCTGCTGCCTGGAAGTGGGCCTGCAGCTGTTCGGCATCATCGACCGCCTGTACAGCGGCGACACCCTGGCCCATGCCGCGCTGCTGCTGATCTATCTGGTTCCGGCACTGGCCTTTGCCCTGCTGGCCCTGCGCCCGAAACTGCTGAGCCGGGCCAGTGAGTACCGCCACTCGGTCGACCTGCAGAACCGGATCGCCTTTGCGATGAAACGCAACCAACGCTGAACCTGCCGGCCCGGCGCCCCGTGGCGCCGGACCGGATACCCGCTGCCCAATCGAGTCCCTTCATGTCCCGTCTGTACACCCTCTGTTCCTGGCTCTACCTGCCGCTGTGCTGGATCGCCGTCGCCGCGCCCACGGCCAGCATGATCCGTTGCAACCTGCACCTGATCGTGCCCCGGGAGGTCGGCGGCACTCTGTTCGGCGGTTCCATGGGCTTTGTGATGTACCTGGGCGGCTGGGCCCTCAGCGTCCTGGGGCTGCTGCTGGCCCTGCTGACCCGGGTACCCGGCGCGCGCCTGGCCCTGATCGTCGCCGGGCTGGTGCAAGGGCTGCTGGGCCTGTGGTGGCGGATCAACTACCCGGATGATTTCGACGGCAACCTGATCTTCAGCATCCAGCCGCGGGAGCTGGACTATGTGATGGTCTTCGGCTTTGCCCTGGTCTGCG
Protein-coding sequences here:
- a CDS encoding sigma-54-dependent Fis family transcriptional regulator, with amino-acid sequence MLSAHSKAHVDCVSRVLKNAAHLPQAPVPSLILDSWRRSMEQHQLDPGSLQGPRILSENVLKECRERSELFLRIASEEVARLHGRVRDADYCVLLTDAQGQTIDYRVESTLRNDCRKAGLYLGTCWSEGEEGTCGVAAVLTARTPITVHKRDHFRAAFIGLTCSAAPVFDPQGELLGVLDVSAVRSPDDRRSQHLIRQMVVQSAREIEQAFFMNSAQGYWVLRAHASPGYVDSQPDYLLAWDDDGCLRALNPAARHYLLRRYGRLPQHITQVFDPQLLQRARDEALCPLSDNLHGRLQAPKRPAQRPRLSLAGEPLDPRVEQSLRLAVRVKDRHLPVLIQGETGSGKEVFARQLHQASQRRDRPFVAVNCAAIPENLIESELFGYVAGAFTGASSKGMQGLLQQADGGTLFLDEIGDMPLALQTRLLRVLAEGEVAPLGAAQRKAVDIQVICATHRDLEALVAEGSFREDLYFRLGGARFQLPPLRERSDRLALITRIVEEESKRCGAPVQLGNAALECLLGYRWPGNVRQLRHVLRYACAVCEGPLIQLHDLPEQLRGAEAEGALPALETATSPERQALLDALVRHRWKPVAAAKALGISRATLYRRVQQHGIQMPGRSLQP
- a CDS encoding TetR/AcrR family transcriptional regulator, with the translated sequence MAERCSRFAESRDKALELFASKGFGQVGMRELASHLGLTPGSLYHHYPSKQHLLLDLIEEFFDELHSTLKRLQRRKLQGDCLPALIRAHLKLHRELPRHFRLVERDSGCLNPDQQLRVGQLRERYEQQLLQLLGTPPGLGPEAQRAAAHALANLLNSAPSWFSEQALAEREREALLENLLSGAIERLLGGTPLHSAVA
- a CDS encoding PAS domain S-box protein — its product is MPTSTHLSRWLLLQRAGQLPDSPWLGHDPQPSLLLDAQAQPLDLNPALRQWLDDAATDDLAALLPVNHPALVRACLEQQRAIEQVEAQWGERILLWSFIPDPHRQRVLARCQEATARVQAERESARARRLYRLITENTTDLISRHTPDGTFLDASPASWTLLGYWPEQLRGLLARSLFHSQDLAGLMQRTQDALEQDGYHTMTYRIRHRDGHYLWFETACRGIRDTYTGTVVEVVAVSRDITARVQAEENKRRLAEVVEANPDPVLFIQPGGAVTYLNPAARRTLDLAAGQAMPALAAILSQEVLQSLQQEGWSCAERSGRWSIETRLQPPAGGASVPVSLMLLAHRAASGERFYSLVAHDQSERELREAQQRHHQDELAHSARLVTLGELASGIAHEINQPLAAVVNYANASQRYLQALDTQPEAARKVAQGLERIAEQATHAAEVIKRLRAFLRKGGRRVQALDLAEVARETVRLCAWEAQASQVTIDLQLADNLPPVYADRVLLEQVLLNLLRNAIEANREVHPQQGSHIVLGAEAAAEGGVRISVSDQGPGVSAEQLPQLFTPFYTSKANGLGLGLSMSRSIVEGFGGDLQAQLQERGLTMCCRLPATAPADPDSASHPTTGARQ
- a CDS encoding response regulator transcription factor; the encoded protein is MTSEAQQLVYVVDDDPGMLDSTVWLLESVGLKAVPFTSGREFLEHCDPSLNACVLLDVRMPGMGGLNVQEELRLRDIHLPLIFVSGHADVPIVVRAFKAGAVDFIEKPYNEQLLLDSVQQALSRADSHQTQSAGQARVQGLLESLTPREKDVLLPLVQGYTNREIAEQLGVSIKTIDLYRSRVMKRMQAEHLPQLVGMAIAAGLVDPLHLR
- a CDS encoding 3-hydroxybutyryl-CoA dehydrogenase; the protein is MNLANIGVIGAGTMGNGIAQVCAQAGFDVTLLDIAQGALDKALATIGKNLDRQVSKGTLSEDDKRAALDKIRISTDYSVLKDAQLVIEAATENLDLKLKVLQQIAAQVSAECVIASNTSSLSITQLAASVSAPERFIGLHFFNPVPVMGLIEVIRGLQTSDATHALAMHMAERLGKTAITAGNRPGFVVNRILVPMINEAILVFQEGLASAEDIDAGMRLGCNQPIGPLALADLIGLDTLLAILEAFYDGFNDSKYRPAPLLKEMVAAGYLGRKTGRGFHTYG
- a CDS encoding AraC family transcriptional regulator, translated to MRETDSVAVYFVRVMTHALRQQPARLAAVLSEAGIDPALLDQPRARVPGSAFAALWLIQIRELQDEFFQLDSRGMPPGAFALICRGLIQEPNLEKALRQCLNNFGLFLRDVGAHLSVRGKRAVISLESHCADPLRCHYAEETLLVLIISLLCWLGGRRIPIDRADFRHSRLSLSDDPLLWGSNLSWNAGRTEIEFASRFLRLPVVQDLASLKVFLRSAPQWLVIRFRNQHGLTTQVHQRLRGSHYSQWPTLEAFAREVQMSASTLRRRLEREGGSYQEIKDEVRRGVAVELLRRTSVSISEIAELTGFQEPSAFHRAFKKWTGESPGRYRARLNLPL